CGACGCGGTCACCGAGATTGCCAGCCAGGGCATGACGTCCACGCTGGGCATGGCGGGGTCCACGGAAGAAGAGCAGTTCTAGGTTTCGCAGGGCACGGGGCCGGGCGCCGAGCTTTCTCCTCCTTCGGCGGCGCCCGCCCCGTCCCGCTGGTTCTCCGTCACACCTCCGGCGCACTTTCGCGCGCTTTGCCCGGCGGCCATCGCGTGCTATGATGCCGGACATGCCCTCCCTTCACGAACTCTTCGCCGGCCAGGTGGAACAGTTGCGCGCCGAGCGCGAGCAGTTGCTCGCCGGCCGCGGTGAGCGTGAGATCTCGCGGGTCACGGTGGCGCAGGCCCACGGTGGCCTGCGCGGAGTCAACGCGCTCATTTGCGATACCTCGACGGTGGACCCCGAGCGGGGCCTCTTCATCCGCGGCATACCCGTCACCGATCTTCTGGACCGGTTCCCCGAAGACATATTCTTCCTGCTGCTCATGGGCCGTTTGCCCTCCAACGAGGAAACCAAGCTGGTCCGCGACGAGATCGCCGCGCAGGAACGCGTGCCCGAGCCGGTGTGGCGCGTGATCGACGAGATGTCGGCCGGCAGTAATCCCATGGCAATGCTGGCAACGGGGCTGCTGGCGCTCGAAAACGAATCCGTGATGAGCTCGGGCTACGACCGGGGACTCAAGCGCGAGGACTACTGGAAGGCCACCCTCACCGACGCGCTGCGCGTGCTGGGCTCGCTGCCCACCCTGGGCGGCGGTGTGTACCGCATGCGCTTCAAGAAGGGGCCGCGCTTTGCGCACGATCCCCTGCTGGACTGGTCGCAGAACTACTGCGCCATGTGCGGGGTGCGCAAGCCGGTGTTCTTCGAGGCCATGCGCCGCGCCGCCATCCTGCAGAGCGACCACGAGGGCGGCAACGTGTGCGCGTTCACCTGTCATACCGTGGGCTCGGTGCTCTCCAACGCGTTTCTCGCGGTGAGCGCGGGCTTCAACGGACTGGCCGGACCGCTGCACGGGCGCGCGGCCAAGGAAAGTACCGACTGGGTGGTGGATGCGGTGACGCGCTACCGCGGCATTCCCACCGACGCTCAGGTGGAAGAATACGCCGCCGAGACGCTCAAGAACGGGCGCGTGATCCCCGGGCACGGTCACGCGGTACTGCGCGACCAGGATCCGCGCTTCACCGCCATGCTGGCGTTCGGCAAGGAGCACTTCGGGGGTGACCCCGTGTTTGCAACGGTCGAGAAGATGTCGCGTATCGTGCCCGAGATACTCAAGCGGCAGGGCAAGGCGAAGAACCCCTACCCCAACGTGGACTTCGGGATGGGCGCGGTGTGGCACCACTTCGGCATCACCGAGACGGACTACTACACGGTGCCATTCGCGATCTCGCT
This portion of the Candidatus Krumholzibacteriia bacterium genome encodes:
- a CDS encoding citrate (Si)-synthase encodes the protein MPSLHELFAGQVEQLRAEREQLLAGRGEREISRVTVAQAHGGLRGVNALICDTSTVDPERGLFIRGIPVTDLLDRFPEDIFFLLLMGRLPSNEETKLVRDEIAAQERVPEPVWRVIDEMSAGSNPMAMLATGLLALENESVMSSGYDRGLKREDYWKATLTDALRVLGSLPTLGGGVYRMRFKKGPRFAHDPLLDWSQNYCAMCGVRKPVFFEAMRRAAILQSDHEGGNVCAFTCHTVGSVLSNAFLAVSAGFNGLAGPLHGRAAKESTDWVVDAVTRYRGIPTDAQVEEYAAETLKNGRVIPGHGHAVLRDQDPRFTAMLAFGKEHFGGDPVFATVEKMSRIVPEILKRQGKAKNPYPNVDFGMGAVWHHFGITETDYYTVPFAISLAMGMLAQLVINRAIGSPILRPRSVTSEWVRSQ